In the genome of Lacerta agilis isolate rLacAgi1 chromosome 2, rLacAgi1.pri, whole genome shotgun sequence, one region contains:
- the BRD2 gene encoding bromodomain-containing protein 2 isoform X5 has product MDMGTIKRRLENNYYWSSAECMQDFNTMFTNCYIYNKPTDDIVLMAQTLEKIFLQKVAQMPQEEQEIVITVAKNSHKKGASRAAALLAAANAAAQQVPAISSVSHAQLYPTDIPTTIINIPHPSVISTPLLKPLHSTATSQPVLAVPAPTQPVAKKKGVKRKADTTTPTPTAIIATSGGESSPSAVVLETKAAKIPARRESGRPIKPPRKDLPDSQQHQTSKRGKLSEQLKYCNGILKELVSKKHAAYAWPFYKPVDASALGLHDYHEIIKHPMDLSTIKRKMENREYRDAQEFASDVRLMFSNCYKYNPPDHDVVAMARKLQDVFEFSYAKMPDEPIDINPPSTSLPQPGLLMKSSSDDSSSDDDDDDDEEEEEGDDDESSSESSSDSEESSDSEEERANRLAELQEQLRAVHEQLAALSQGPVSKPKKKRDKKDKKKKKKLEKRKGKAGGEEEAAPRPHQAQLKKSKKATGGGSGGGSSGGKNSKKASAKALPPPAPVLYDSEEEEESKPMTYDEKRQLSLDINKLPGEKLGRVVHIIQSREPSLRDSNPEEIEIDFETLKPSTLRELERYVLSCLRKKPRKPYSETLKKPVGKTKEELALEKKRELEKRLQDVSGQLNSAKKPPKKTNEKPESAQQVAVSRLSASSSSSDSSSSSSSSSSSDTSDSDSS; this is encoded by the exons ATGGACATGGGCACCATCAAGCGGCGGCTGGAAAACAACTACTACTGGAGCTCAGCCGAGTGCATGCAGGACTTCAACACCATGTTCACCAATTGCTACATCTACAACAAG CCCACAGATGACATTGTGCTGATGGCCCAGACGCTGGAGAAGATCTTCTTGCAGAAGGTGGCCCAGATGcctcaggaggagcaggagatTGTGATCACCGTGGCCAAGAACAGCCACAAGAAGGGGGCCTCTCGGGCTGCAG CACTCCTGGCAGCAGCCAACGCAGCTGCTCAGCAAGTGCCGGCCATCTCCTCCGTGTCCCACGCCCAGCTCTACCCCACAGACAtccccaccaccatcatcaaCATCCCTCACCCGTCAGTCATCTCTACGCCTCTCCTCAAGCCGCTACACTCCACTGCTACCTCCCAGCCGGTGTTGGCGGTGCCTGCCCCAACGCAGCCGGTGGCCAAG AAGAAAGGAGTGAAGCGGAAAGCGGACACGACCACCCCGACCCCCACAGCCATCATCGCCACCAGCGGCGGAGAGTCCTCTCCCTCGGCAGTCGTGCTGGAGACCAAGGCAGCCAAGATCCCTGCCCGGCGGGAGAGTGGGCGCCCCATCAAGCCCCCCCGCAAAGACCTGCCCGACTCCCAGCAGCACCAGACCTCCAAGAGGGGCAAGCTCTCGGAGCAGCTCAAGTACTGCAACGGCATCCTCAAGGAGCTTGTCTCCAAGAAGCACGCTGCCTACGCCTGGCCCTTCTACAAGCCGGTCGACGCCTCCGCCTTGGGCCTCCACGACTACCATGAGATCATCAAGCATCCCATGGATCTCAGCACCATCAAG CGCAAGATGGAGAACCGGGAGTACCGCGACGCCCAGGAGTTTGCTTCTGACGTGCGGCTGATGTTCTCCAATTGCTACAAGTACAACCCCCCTGACCATGATGTGGTGGCCATGGCTCGGAAGCTGCAG GATGTCTTCGAGTTCAGCTATGCCAAGATGCCAGATGAACCCATAGACATCAACCCCCCCTCCACGTCACTCCCACAGCCGGGCCTCCTGATGAAGTCCTCCTCGGACGATTCCTCCAGCGACGACGACGATGACGacgacgaagaggaggaggagggggatgacgacgAGAGCAGCAGCGAGAGTTCGTCGGACAGCGAGGAGAGTTCGGACTCGGAGGAGGAGCGGGCCAACCGGCTGGCAGAGCTCCAGGAACAG CTGCGGGCAGTGCATGAACAGCTGGCGGCCCTCTCTCAAGGCCCGGTCTCCAAGCCCAAGAAGAAGCGGGACAAgaaggacaagaagaagaagaagaagctggagaaGCGCAAAGGGAAAGCGGGAggcgaggaggaggcggcgccCCGGCCCCACCAGGCCCAGCTCAAGAAGTCCAAGAAGGCAACTGGCGGCGGCAGTGgaggtggcagcagtggtggcaa GAACTCGAAGAAGGCCAGCGCCAAGGCCCTCCCTCCGCCGGCCCCTGTGCTCTACgattcggaggaggaggaggagagcaagcCCATGACGTACGACGAGAAGCGCCAACTCAGCCTGGACATCAACAAGCTGCCGGGGGAGAAGCTGGGCCGGGTGGTGCACATCATCCAGTCGCGGGAGCCCTCCCTGCGCGACTCCAACCCCGAGGAGATTGAGATCGACTTCGAGACCCTCAAGCCCTCCACGTTGCGGGAGCTGGAGCGCTACGTCCTGTCCTGCCTGCGGAAGAAGCCTCGCAAGCCCTACAGCGAGA cCCTGAAGAAGCCGGTGGGCAAGACGAAGGAGGAGCTGGCCCTGGAGAAGAAGCGGGAGCTGGAGAAGCGCCTGCAGGACGTCAGCGGGCAGCTGAATTCTGCTAAGAAGCCCCCCAAGAAAA CAAACGAGAAGCCGGAGTCCGCGCAGCAAGTGGCCGTCTCCCGCCTGAGCGCCAGCAGCTCCAGCTCCGACTCCAGCagctccagctcctcctcctcctcctcggacaCAAGTGACTCTGACTCTAGCTAG